The Deinococcus aestuarii genome includes the window CATGGTGACGGCAGGGAAGGGGACATGTTGAGGGGCCACGACGAGAAAAACGTGGCGTCCCTGATTTTCGTTCCGACCCAGGAACGGCTCCCGGAAGACATGCTCCGGCTCGAGCGGATCGTGTTCCGCCCCAACGGGCAACCCGCCAGGATCGTGTGCGTCGGCGTACCGGGCATCGGCCTCGCCCGGGGGAGCGACAACGACCTCCTGGTCGCCCTGATCAACACCTACATCGAGGCGGGGTGCCCGGCAGACGGGTTCATCACGACCACGGCCTACGCGCTGCTGAAACTCGCGGGCCTGGACACCACCGGACAGTACTACCACGCGT containing:
- a CDS encoding replication initiator protein A, giving the protein MLRGHDEKNVASLIFVPTQERLPEDMLRLERIVFRPNGQPARIVCVGVPGIGLARGSDNDLLVALINTYIEAGCPADGFITTTAYALLKLAGLDTTGQYYHALAHGLERMLNTTYHVTDGWFDVRERRYVTASFRIIDNLNRTHGEPEQGRIRLDRRSTLRIRLNDELTKSINAGYIKPLNLTVYQHLPSVGSRCG